In Mycolicibacterium phocaicum, one DNA window encodes the following:
- a CDS encoding nuclear transport factor 2 family protein, with product MTLPDADRFAREWCAAWNAHDVEAVLAHFHDDVVFTSPVAARVVPESGGVVRGKDALRQYWSTALAAVPELHFEVVATYIGTQAVVINYRNHRGQLVNEVLIFDGDLVREGHGTYLD from the coding sequence ATGACGCTTCCCGATGCCGACCGGTTCGCTCGCGAATGGTGCGCGGCCTGGAACGCACACGACGTCGAGGCGGTCCTGGCGCATTTCCACGACGACGTCGTCTTCACCTCACCGGTCGCGGCGCGCGTCGTGCCCGAGTCCGGGGGAGTGGTGCGGGGTAAAGACGCCCTCCGGCAGTACTGGAGCACCGCGCTGGCAGCAGTGCCCGAGCTGCACTTCGAGGTCGTGGCTACCTATATAGGGACGCAGGCTGTCGTCATCAACTACCGCAACCACCGCGGGCAGCTGGTCAACGAGGTGCTGATCTTCGACGGCGACCTGGTGCGCGAAGGCCACGGCACCTATCTCGATTAG
- a CDS encoding hotdog fold domain-containing protein, with amino-acid sequence MSTLSPTYRAWKQLSGRPGGSLMFSAAAMVRVPYFASVLPRVVTMEPGYAEVAVPKWFFVYNHLHTVHAIASCNAAEAAMGMAMEATVPTSHRRIPKAMNVQYLAKATTSLRAHARVDVPDFETLTKGTDVVVSVSVVDTSGEEVVHADITTWVTPA; translated from the coding sequence ATGTCGACACTGAGCCCCACCTACCGCGCCTGGAAGCAGCTCTCCGGACGACCCGGCGGCAGCCTCATGTTCTCCGCGGCCGCGATGGTGCGCGTGCCGTACTTCGCTTCGGTCCTGCCCCGCGTGGTGACGATGGAGCCGGGCTACGCCGAGGTGGCGGTGCCGAAGTGGTTCTTCGTCTACAACCATCTGCACACCGTGCACGCGATCGCATCGTGCAACGCCGCCGAGGCCGCCATGGGGATGGCGATGGAAGCGACGGTTCCGACGAGCCACCGCCGGATTCCCAAAGCCATGAACGTGCAGTACCTGGCGAAGGCCACCACGTCGCTGCGGGCGCACGCCCGGGTCGACGTCCCCGATTTCGAGACCCTGACGAAAGGCACCGACGTGGTCGTCTCGGTCTCGGTGGTCGACACCAGCGGCGAAGAGGTCGTGCACGCCGACATCACGACGTGGGTGACGCCGGCCTAA
- the rpsJ gene encoding 30S ribosomal protein S10 — translation MAGQKIRIRLKAYDHEAIDASARKIVETVTRTGASVVGPVPLPTEKNVYCVIRSPHKYKDSREHFEMRTHKRLIDILDPTPKTVDALMRIDLPASVDVNIQ, via the coding sequence GTGGCGGGACAGAAGATCCGCATCAGGCTCAAGGCCTACGACCACGAGGCGATTGACGCCTCGGCGCGCAAGATCGTTGAGACGGTCACCCGTACGGGGGCAAGCGTGGTCGGCCCGGTGCCGCTGCCGACCGAGAAGAACGTGTACTGCGTCATCCGGTCTCCCCATAAGTACAAGGACTCGCGGGAGCATTTCGAAATGCGTACCCACAAGCGCCTTATCGACATCCTCGACCCCACGCCGAAGACCGTTGACGCCTTGATGCGCATCGATCTGCCGGCGAGCGTCGACGTCAACATCCAGTAG
- the rplC gene encoding 50S ribosomal protein L3, protein MARKGILGTKLGMTQVFDENNKVVPVTVVKAGPNVVTRIRTTERDGYSAVQLAYGEISPRKVNKPVTGQFAAAGVNPRRHLAELRLDDEAAAAEYEVGQELTAEIFADGAYVDVTGTSKGKGFAGTMKRHGFKGQGAAHGAQAVHRRPGSIGGCATPGRVFKGTRMSGRMGSDRVTTQNLKVHKVDAENGVLLIKGAIPGRNGGLVVVRTAVKRGEK, encoded by the coding sequence ATGGCACGCAAAGGCATTTTGGGCACCAAGCTGGGCATGACGCAGGTGTTCGACGAGAACAACAAAGTCGTCCCGGTCACGGTCGTGAAGGCCGGCCCCAACGTGGTGACCCGTATCCGCACCACCGAGCGCGACGGCTACAGCGCCGTGCAGCTCGCCTACGGCGAGATCAGCCCTCGCAAGGTGAACAAGCCGGTCACCGGTCAGTTCGCCGCCGCAGGCGTCAACCCGCGCCGGCACCTGGCCGAGCTTCGTCTCGACGACGAGGCCGCCGCTGCTGAGTACGAGGTCGGCCAGGAGCTGACCGCCGAGATCTTCGCCGACGGCGCGTACGTCGACGTGACCGGCACCAGCAAGGGCAAGGGCTTCGCCGGCACCATGAAGCGCCACGGCTTCAAGGGCCAGGGCGCCGCGCACGGTGCCCAGGCTGTGCACCGTCGTCCCGGTTCGATCGGTGGCTGCGCCACCCCGGGCCGTGTCTTCAAGGGCACCCGCATGTCCGGCCGGATGGGTAGCGACCGCGTCACCACCCAGAACCTGAAGGTTCACAAGGTCGACGCCGAGAACGGTGTGCTGCTCATCAAGGGCGCCATCCCGGGCCGCAACGGTGGACTGGTGGTTGTCCGCACCGCAGTTAAGCGAGGCGAGAAGTAA
- the rplD gene encoding 50S ribosomal protein L4: MTLKIDVKTPDGKKDGSVELPAALFDVEPNIALMHQVVTAQLAAARQGTHATKTRAMVSGGGKKPYRQKGTGRARQGSTRAPQFTGGGVVHGPQPRDYSQRTPKKMIAAALRSALSDRARNERIHAITELVAGQNPSTKSAKSFLSSLTDNKKVLVVIGRSDVVGAKSVRNLPGVHVISPDQLNTYDVLNADDLVFSVEALNAYITANTKEEVSA, from the coding sequence ATGACTCTCAAGATTGACGTCAAGACCCCGGACGGCAAGAAGGACGGCTCTGTCGAGCTGCCCGCCGCGCTGTTCGACGTCGAGCCCAACATCGCGCTGATGCACCAGGTGGTGACGGCCCAGCTGGCCGCTGCCCGCCAGGGCACGCACGCCACCAAGACCCGGGCCATGGTGTCCGGTGGTGGCAAGAAGCCGTACCGCCAGAAGGGCACCGGCCGCGCCCGCCAGGGTTCGACCCGCGCCCCGCAGTTCACCGGTGGTGGCGTCGTCCACGGCCCGCAGCCGCGTGACTACAGCCAGCGGACCCCGAAGAAGATGATCGCTGCTGCCCTGCGCAGCGCGCTGTCGGACCGGGCTCGCAACGAGCGCATCCACGCGATCACCGAACTGGTGGCCGGTCAGAACCCGTCGACCAAGAGCGCCAAGTCGTTCCTGTCGTCGCTGACCGACAACAAGAAGGTGCTCGTCGTGATCGGCCGCAGCGATGTGGTCGGCGCCAAGAGCGTCCGCAACCTGCCTGGCGTGCACGTGATCTCGCCGGATCAGCTGAACACCTACGACGTGCTCAACGCCGACGACCTGGTGTTCTCGGTGGAGGCGCTCAACGCCTACATCACCGCCAACACGAAAGAGGAGGTGTCGGCCTGA
- the rplW gene encoding 50S ribosomal protein L23: MATVTDPRDIILAPVISEKSYGLIEDNTYTFIVAPESNKTQIKIAIEKIFDVKVDSVNTANRKGKRKRTRTGYGQRKSTKRAIVTLSAGSKPIELFGAPA; the protein is encoded by the coding sequence ATGGCTACCGTGACTGATCCTCGCGACATCATCCTGGCCCCGGTCATCTCGGAGAAGTCCTACGGACTCATCGAGGACAACACGTACACGTTCATCGTGGCGCCGGAGTCCAACAAGACGCAGATCAAGATCGCTATCGAGAAGATCTTCGACGTGAAGGTCGACTCGGTGAACACCGCGAACCGCAAGGGCAAGCGCAAGCGCACCCGCACCGGTTACGGCCAGCGCAAGAGCACCAAGCGCGCGATCGTGACCCTGTCCGCCGGCAGCAAGCCGATCGAACTGTTCGGAGCTCCGGCCTGA
- the rplB gene encoding 50S ribosomal protein L2: MGIRKYKPTTPGRRGSSVSDFAEITRSTPEKSLIRPLHGTGGRNAHGRITTRHKGGGHKRAYRVIDFRRHDKDGVNAKVAHIEYDPNRTANIALLHFVDGEKRYIIAPKDLKQGDVVESGPNADIKPGNNLPMRNIPAGTVIHAVELRPGGGAKLARSAGVSIQLLGKEGAYATLRMPSGEIRRVDVRCRATVGEVGNAEQANINWGKAGRMRWKGKRPTVRGVVMNPVDHPHGGGEGKTSGGRHPVSPWGKPEGRTRKPNKPSDKLIVRRRRTGKKR, from the coding sequence ATGGGAATTCGCAAGTACAAGCCGACGACCCCGGGTCGTCGCGGTTCGAGCGTCTCCGACTTCGCCGAGATCACTCGTTCGACTCCGGAGAAGTCGCTGATCCGTCCGCTGCACGGCACTGGTGGTCGTAACGCGCACGGCCGCATCACGACTCGTCACAAGGGTGGCGGTCACAAGCGTGCCTACCGCGTCATCGACTTCCGTCGCCATGACAAGGACGGCGTCAACGCCAAGGTCGCGCACATCGAGTACGACCCGAACCGCACCGCCAACATCGCGCTGCTCCACTTCGTGGACGGCGAGAAGCGCTACATCATCGCCCCCAAGGACCTCAAGCAGGGCGACGTTGTCGAGTCGGGCCCCAACGCCGACATCAAGCCGGGCAACAACCTGCCGATGCGCAACATCCCGGCAGGTACCGTCATCCACGCCGTGGAGCTGCGTCCGGGCGGCGGCGCCAAGCTGGCCCGCTCGGCCGGTGTCAGCATCCAGCTGCTCGGTAAGGAAGGCGCCTACGCCACGCTGCGTATGCCGTCGGGTGAAATCCGTCGCGTCGACGTGCGCTGCCGCGCCACCGTCGGCGAGGTCGGCAACGCCGAGCAGGCGAACATCAACTGGGGTAAGGCCGGCCGTATGCGGTGGAAGGGCAAGCGCCCGACCGTCCGTGGTGTCGTGATGAACCCGGTTGACCACCCGCACGGTGGTGGTGAGGGTAAGACCTCCGGTGGTCGTCACCCGGTGAGCCCGTGGGGCAAGCCCGAGGGCCGCACCCGCAAGCCGAACAAGCCGAGCGACAAGCTCATCGTCCGCCGCCGGCGCACCGGCAAGAAGCGCTAG
- the rpsS gene encoding 30S ribosomal protein S19: MPRSLKKGPFVDDHLLKKVDAQNEKNTKQVIKTWSRRSTIIPDFIGHTFAVHDGRKHVPVFVSEAMVGHKLGEFAPTRTFKGHIKDDRKSKRR, encoded by the coding sequence ATGCCTCGTAGCCTCAAGAAGGGTCCGTTCGTCGACGACCATCTGTTGAAGAAGGTCGACGCGCAGAACGAGAAGAACACCAAGCAGGTCATCAAGACCTGGTCCCGTCGGTCGACCATCATCCCCGACTTCATCGGTCACACCTTCGCCGTCCACGACGGTCGCAAGCACGTGCCGGTGTTCGTCAGCGAGGCGATGGTCGGGCACAAGCTCGGCGAGTTCGCCCCGACGCGGACCTTCAAGGGTCACATCAAGGACGACCGGAAGAGCAAGCGCCGCTAA
- the rplV gene encoding 50S ribosomal protein L22: protein MTTVTEYPSASAKARFVRVSASKARRVIDLVRGKSVEEALDILRWAPQAASEPVAKVIASAAANAQNNEGLDPTTLVVATVFADEGPTAKRIRPRAQGRAYRIRKRTSHITVVVESRPAKNKGSKGATAGAARARRAQGSKAAAAKTETKGGSE, encoded by the coding sequence ATGACTACCGTTACTGAATACCCGTCCGCGAGCGCCAAGGCGCGCTTCGTGCGTGTGTCGGCGAGCAAGGCCCGCCGGGTCATCGACCTGGTCCGTGGCAAGAGCGTCGAAGAGGCGCTCGACATCCTGCGGTGGGCACCGCAGGCTGCCAGCGAGCCGGTCGCCAAGGTGATCGCCAGCGCTGCCGCCAACGCGCAGAACAACGAGGGCCTGGACCCGACGACCCTCGTGGTCGCCACGGTCTTCGCCGACGAAGGCCCGACCGCCAAGCGCATCCGGCCGCGCGCCCAGGGGCGTGCGTACCGGATCCGCAAGCGCACCAGCCACATCACCGTGGTCGTCGAGAGCCGTCCCGCCAAGAACAAGGGCTCGAAGGGCGCAACGGCCGGTGCCGCCCGCGCTCGTCGTGCGCAGGGCAGCAAGGCCGCGGCTGCCAAGACCGAGACGAAGGGAGGCTCGGAGTAG
- the rpsC gene encoding 30S ribosomal protein S3, with product MGQKINPHGFRLGITTEWKSRWYADKQYADYVKEDVAIRKLLATGLERAGIADVQIERTRDRVRVDIHTARPGIVIGRRGTEADRIRADLEKLTGKQVQLNILEVKSPEGVAQLVAQGVAEQLSNRVAFRRAMRKAIQSAMRQPNVKGIRVQCSGRLGGAEMSRSEFYREGRVPLHTLRADIDYGLYEAKTTFGRIGVKVWIYKGDIVGGKRELAAAAPAADRPRRDRPSGTRPRRSGSSGTTATSTEAGRAVDVAVEAPAGDAPSEATES from the coding sequence GTGGGCCAGAAAATCAACCCGCACGGCTTCCGCCTCGGTATCACCACCGAATGGAAGTCCCGTTGGTACGCCGACAAGCAGTACGCGGACTACGTCAAGGAAGACGTCGCCATCCGCAAGCTGCTGGCCACCGGCCTGGAGCGCGCCGGCATCGCCGACGTGCAGATCGAGCGCACGCGTGACCGCGTCCGGGTGGACATCCACACCGCACGTCCGGGCATCGTCATCGGTCGCCGTGGCACCGAGGCCGACCGCATCCGCGCCGACCTGGAGAAGCTGACCGGCAAGCAGGTTCAGCTGAACATCCTCGAGGTCAAGAGCCCCGAGGGCGTCGCCCAGCTGGTGGCGCAGGGTGTCGCCGAGCAGCTGAGCAACCGTGTCGCGTTCCGTCGTGCCATGCGCAAGGCCATCCAGTCGGCCATGCGTCAGCCCAACGTCAAGGGCATCCGGGTGCAGTGCTCGGGCCGCCTCGGTGGTGCTGAGATGAGCCGCTCGGAGTTCTACCGCGAAGGTCGCGTGCCGCTTCACACGCTGCGCGCCGACATCGATTACGGCCTGTACGAGGCCAAGACCACATTCGGCCGTATCGGCGTGAAGGTGTGGATCTACAAGGGCGACATCGTCGGTGGCAAGCGTGAGCTCGCCGCCGCCGCTCCCGCCGCCGACCGTCCCCGTCGGGATCGTCCGTCCGGTACCCGTCCGCGTCGCAGCGGTTCGTCGGGCACCACGGCGACCAGCACCGAGGCCGGCCGCGCTGTGGACGTCGCTGTTGAGGCCCCCGCCGGCGATGCGCCGTCGGAAGCAACGGAGAGCTAA
- the rplP gene encoding 50S ribosomal protein L16 — translation MLIPRKVKHRKQHHPEQRGIASGGTSVSFGDYGIQALGHAYITNRQIESARIAINRHIKRGGKVWINIFPDRPLTKKPAETRMGSGKGSPEWWVANVKPGRVLFELSYPDEKIAREALTRAIHKLPIKARIVTREEQF, via the coding sequence ATGCTGATTCCCCGCAAGGTCAAGCACCGCAAGCAGCACCACCCGGAGCAGCGCGGTATCGCCAGCGGCGGCACCTCGGTCAGCTTCGGTGACTACGGCATCCAGGCCCTGGGCCACGCCTACATCACCAACCGGCAGATCGAGTCCGCTCGTATCGCCATCAACCGGCACATCAAGCGTGGCGGCAAGGTCTGGATCAACATCTTCCCGGACCGCCCGCTGACCAAGAAGCCTGCCGAAACCCGCATGGGTTCCGGTAAGGGTTCGCCGGAGTGGTGGGTCGCCAACGTCAAGCCGGGTCGCGTGCTCTTCGAGCTCAGCTACCCCGACGAGAAGATCGCCCGGGAGGCGCTGACCCGCGCCATCCACAAGCTGCCGATCAAGGCACGCATCGTGACTCGAGAGGAGCAGTTCTGA
- the rpmC gene encoding 50S ribosomal protein L29, with protein MAVGVTPGELRELTEEELTTRLRESKEELFNLRFQMATGQLSNNRRLRTVRQEIARVYTVLRERELGLASGPVGKD; from the coding sequence ATGGCAGTTGGAGTTACGCCTGGTGAACTGCGTGAGCTCACCGAGGAAGAGCTGACCACGCGTCTGCGCGAGTCGAAGGAAGAGCTGTTCAACCTTCGCTTCCAGATGGCCACCGGTCAGCTGTCGAACAACCGCCGGCTGCGTACCGTGCGGCAGGAGATCGCGCGGGTCTACACCGTTCTGCGCGAACGCGAGTTGGGCCTGGCGTCCGGGCCGGTTGGTAAGGATTAG
- the rpsQ gene encoding 30S ribosomal protein S17: MAETKGPKHTPATETERGSRKTAIGYVVSDKMEKTIVVELESRKSHPLYGKIIRTTTKVKAHDENGDAGIGDRVSLMETRPLSATKRWRLVEVLEKAK, translated from the coding sequence ATGGCAGAAACTAAAGGCCCCAAGCACACGCCGGCCACCGAGACCGAGCGTGGCAGCCGCAAGACCGCCATCGGTTACGTGGTGTCCGACAAGATGGAAAAGACCATCGTGGTCGAGCTGGAATCCCGCAAGAGCCACCCGCTCTACGGGAAGATCATCCGGACCACCACCAAGGTCAAGGCGCACGACGAGAACGGCGATGCCGGTATCGGCGACCGCGTCTCGCTGATGGAGACCCGTCCGCTGTCGGCCACCAAGCGCTGGCGTCTGGTCGAGGTGCTCGAGAAGGCCAAGTAA
- a CDS encoding anti-sigma factor has translation MTDSSEFDLLELAVPYALDAVTDAERAEIERRLATAPDAVAEAFRSQVAEARETLVTLSDATAVPPPAALRAAVLHGNRSQAHERRWRNAVLVAAAVLAVGGSAFAAGWMLRPPPAPPVAEQVMTAPDVRSVSTALRSGGTATVVYSRERGDGMLMFDGAAAPPPGMAYQVWLMKDGVPVAAGPAMRDLRTVMVPDIGRATALGVTVEPVGRATDALPGDMVGRVVLP, from the coding sequence ATGACCGATTCGTCCGAATTCGATCTGCTGGAGTTGGCGGTGCCGTATGCGCTCGATGCCGTCACCGACGCGGAACGTGCCGAGATCGAGCGGCGGCTGGCCACGGCGCCCGACGCCGTGGCGGAGGCGTTCCGCAGTCAGGTGGCCGAGGCCCGCGAGACGCTCGTGACCCTGTCGGACGCCACGGCCGTGCCGCCACCGGCGGCGCTGAGAGCTGCTGTGCTGCACGGCAACCGGAGTCAGGCTCACGAACGTCGTTGGCGTAATGCGGTTCTGGTCGCAGCGGCGGTGCTCGCCGTCGGCGGGAGCGCGTTCGCGGCGGGCTGGATGCTGCGCCCGCCGCCCGCACCGCCGGTCGCCGAACAGGTCATGACGGCGCCCGACGTCCGCAGCGTGTCCACGGCCCTGCGCTCGGGCGGGACCGCGACCGTCGTGTATTCACGGGAGCGTGGCGACGGGATGTTGATGTTCGACGGGGCTGCTGCGCCGCCACCGGGCATGGCCTATCAGGTGTGGCTGATGAAGGACGGGGTTCCGGTGGCCGCCGGGCCGGCCATGCGTGATCTGCGCACCGTGATGGTGCCGGATATCGGGCGGGCGACGGCGCTGGGCGTGACGGTTGAGCCGGTGGGCCGCGCTACGGATGCATTGCCCGGCGACATGGTCGGGCGGGTGGTGCTGCCATAG